TAAATACTTAAATTGATAGttgaattaataatatatattatatattctaccAAAGGATGGGTCTAAACCCGTAACTAGCATATGTTAAACCCGATCAGCTTAGCAAGCTAGGCTTAGTCCCTTCTCCCATAATTGCAAATGACAAAATCAAAACTGAACTTAAGAAGTTAAGATTACAAGACATAATTTTACCAATTACACCAACCTTTGATGTTAATAACTCTTAAGTATATGTAAAAATAGtgtaattatttgattttctaCCTCTTGGTGATGGTGAGGATGACAGAGTCTTTGAGCTCCCTGGAGCTGAAAAGTTGGAATCACTCacctacaaaataaattttgatttcTTGTAAGAACAATTGTAAACATCATAATCATAGGGATAAAAATTCAAACACTTTACTAACAACATGCCCTCGCACACGAGAATACTTTAGATTAGAAGTGTGGATTCATAAACCCTCTCATACCTTGCTTttaatattccacttgaaaCGAGAGGTAAATGAGATTCGAACCCTTGATCTCTTGTCATGTTGACTTCTGAAGAatccaactcaatcaaaagcttaagctcttggttgagttggtttcttggtaGATTTTAAAAATGTAGGATATGAATATCAAATCATAAGCTAATTACAAAGGAAAAAACTTCTAGCAACTGACCTGTGACATAGATGTCTGACTGTGATTAGCAGAAGAATAAGCTGTTCCAGCAAAAAACACAAAAGGCTGTGATCTTTCATCAGCAAAGTCTCTCAATTTTTCGAGCTCAGGCAACACATCATTCCCAAGTTCTGGTCGATCTTTACGTCTCAACTCAGCGCAACGTATAGCTATCTTAGCCATTACTAAGGCTTGTTCCATAGGCCAATCAAGCACTGATATATCCAAAATGTCAGCAAATTTATCTTTCTCAATAGAATCTTCAACTTGGTGAGCCAAACCCATCGGTTGTTTGGCAGTTAACAATTGTAAAAGCACAATCCCAAATGAATAAACATCAGACTTAACACCAAGCATACCAGTTTGTTGATACTCTGGATCAATATAACAGAAAGTCCCTGCAGCTGATGTTATACAATATTGTGTTATATGATCTGCAACTGAAGGTGGAACAAGCTTAGCTAATCCAACATCACCAATCTTAGCTACGAAATATCTGTTGAGAAGTATATTCCCGGGTTTAAGGTCTCGATGAACTAACAGTTCGGGTTTTGTTTGATGCAGGAAGTTCAGCCCTGTTGCGATATCAGCTGCAATTCGGAACCTAACTTGCCAAGAAAGAGGTGGGGTTTTTCCTCGACTAAATAAACAATCATCTAAACTACCGTTGGCCATGTATTCGTAAACTATGCACCCGTATTCTGGGCATGCACCTAGAAGTAGAACCATGTTGGGATGCCTGATGCAACTTAATACTTCTACCTGCAATAAGTTAAAGAAAATTTGATGGTCTACATTTGGATTTCAAATAATCATTTTAGTAGGTACTCTTACTCTgcttatattataaataatcttaGTACCTCTTGTTGGAACTGCGTTCTACCTTGAGCGGCATCTGGACGTAGAACTTTAACTGCAACTCTTGTATGATCAAGGTAACACTTAAACACAGGTCCATATCCTCCTTCTCCTATTTTCAGAGATTTAGAGAACCTATCTGTAGCTGTTTCAATCTCTTCAATGGAGTACTTCCTGTACATACCACCATGGGATGGTGCGTACTCTGACTTTGCTTCGTTTTTTTTCCTTGCTTCTTCCTGATCCGCTTTCTGTCTCTCTGCTAGCACCATTGCTATTTCATCAGGACTTGCTGTTTCATCCAGTTTCTTGTCCTCTTCTAGTCTCCTTCTGTGAAGCTCCATTGCCTAAAACAATCAAATAGAAGCAATGTCGATTATAATTGTACTACATGACCTCACATGAGATCTCTTTGGTCTAGAACTGTTGAGGCAACATGCCCTCTTCATACACGGTTC
The Amaranthus tricolor cultivar Red isolate AtriRed21 chromosome 11, ASM2621246v1, whole genome shotgun sequence DNA segment above includes these coding regions:
- the LOC130827715 gene encoding U-box domain-containing protein 34-like, with the protein product MHGRPEFSFMSQESGLTSASSAHSEDTEAEIRRLRLELRQTMEMYSEACKEAVVSKERERQQAMELHRRRLEEDKKLDETASPDEIAMVLAERQKADQEEARKKNEAKSEYAPSHGGMYRKYSIEEIETATDRFSKSLKIGEGGYGPVFKCYLDHTRVAVKVLRPDAAQGRTQFQQEVEVLSCIRHPNMVLLLGACPEYGCIVYEYMANGSLDDCLFSRGKTPPLSWQVRFRIAADIATGLNFLHQTKPELLVHRDLKPGNILLNRYFVAKIGDVGLAKLVPPSVADHITQYCITSAAGTFCYIDPEYQQTGMLGVKSDVYSFGIVLLQLLTAKQPMGLAHQVEDSIEKDKFADILDISVLDWPMEQALVMAKIAIRCAELRRKDRPELGNDVLPELEKLRDFADERSQPFVFFAGTAYSSANHSQTSMSQVSDSNFSAPGSSKTLSSSPSPRVFSSNDANQRAGVTCNF